In Carya illinoinensis cultivar Pawnee chromosome 16, C.illinoinensisPawnee_v1, whole genome shotgun sequence, a single window of DNA contains:
- the LOC122298488 gene encoding cytochrome b5-like, with the protein MAARIFTLSQVERHRSKKDCWLVINGRVLNVTKFLKEHPGGEEVLMESAGKDASKEFEDVGHSKGAQSLLRKYQVGVLQGHIFQDGDSEEVAYEESENKAEMTAFVIKHDRLSKFLRLLLEYFVPFLIGASYFCYRYFTRAP; encoded by the exons ATGGCGGCAAGAATTTTCACCCTCTCACAAGTTGAACGACATAGATCAAAGAAAGATTGCTGGCTTGTCATCAATGGCAGA GTATTGAACGTGACAAAGTTTTTGAAGGAACACCCAGGAGGAGAGGAGGTGTTGATGGAGTCTGCAGGGAAGGACGCCTCcaaggagtttgaggatgtTGGACACAGCAAGGGAGCTCAAAGCTTGCTCCGAAAATACCAGGTGGGTGTTCTTCAAGGACACATATTCCAAGACGGAGACTCCGAGGAAGTTGCCTATGAGGAATCCGAGAACAAAGCTGAGATGACTGCTTTTGTGATCAAGCATGACCGACTGTCCAAGTTTCTGCGTCTCCTCCTCGAGTACTTCGTCCCTTTCTTGATTGGTGCCTCCTATTTCTGTTACAGATACTTCACCAGAGCACCCTAG